From the genome of Capsicum annuum cultivar UCD-10X-F1 chromosome 4, UCD10Xv1.1, whole genome shotgun sequence:
gctactactgctactactgctCATACTTCTactgctgctactactactactgctgctaactacTACTACCTACTGCTACTAACTACTACTACCACTACTATTATCACTACTACCACTACTGTCACTACTGCTATTACTATTGCTGCtactactaccactactactgctgctgctaCTGTTGCTGCTACTGCTACTGTTGCTGCTGCTACTACTAACTACTACCACTACTACCACTACTGCTACTACTAACTACTACCATTATGACTACTACTACCACCACTACTCTCACCACTACTAccattactactactactactactaacaCTACCACCATTACCACAACCACCACTACCATCACTACCACGACCACTATTACCaatactaccactaccactaccactactatcACCACTCCTACTATCACCACTATCACCACCACTACTACCACaaccactactactactaccactactgctaccatcaccaccaccactactTCTACCACCACAACTactaccaccaccatcaccaccaccaccactacaacTACGACTACCACTACTACtatcactaccaccaccactagcactactactactactactacgaCTACCActacgacgacgacgacgactaCCACTGCTATTACCGagaccaccaccactaccaccaccactactactactatgGCTACGATTGCTGCTGCTGCTGTCGCTATTGTCGCCATCGCTGTTGTCGTCGTCGCTgctgctactgctgctgctgctttctttttaaaattgaaaGTGCTACAACTTGtgtactactattactattattatttagaattattattatttgtattaaatttattttatcttatttaatatttgagtatttttaaaacattgaaaggGATAAGTTTAGGAATAGCAAaagttcatttagaactctttaatattaggtttctaattttaattttatggtaatttttttaaaaaaatctagtattttaaaagttaaatatcTCTaatcttttgatttatttttttattacaatattattaactTATTAATTTCTGAAAAGAGGATTAATTTGTTATTCTTTCTTATCCTaactttttttaaatataatgtatatttacctaatatttatataattttaaatcaatgtaataattatttttatttttattgctaCTTCtactttaaattcaaatttttaatctttatcgtgcaattataatataatttgataataACGCGTTCTACATTTTGTGGTAGCAAAACAAATCGTGTCATAAAGGAATAAACACATTCAATTTTGGTTTTTggttatgaatttatttttagaaGATATTGTAATTCCAATTCCAATTTAAAACAAcaaatagaataaataatatCTTATAGGATCAGTTAGACAACAATTAGAGCCCAATTAGAACTCTAAGTGTGATAATTAACTACTTCtaatatgtaattatatatatataaattaattttaacttaaaattaacaatttatattactcttaattttctTTACAGTTTCAGAATTAACAATTTTTTCTacgttttcttttcctttctttctacgttttcttttcctttcttttttcttttattttcttttctttctttcttttgtttgtttcttaaaaaattattttttataaaaattaattgataaattaaatatataaaggaATTGCAAGTAGATATATGggttcaattcaaattttaatttatatataaaattttaaaataattgcaaGTAAGAGGAAGATTTGGTTacacatcataaatatatattctttagacataataataataataataataattatattatattatttttaaattaaaattaaaaatttattaatctTAATTTTCTTTACCACTTTAGAATGaacattttttttcttagttttcctTTCCTTCTTTCTgcgttttcttttcctttcttttttcttttatttgcttttctatcttttttttttgtttttttgttaatttttttttttataaaaattaatttataacttGTATATAAAGgaattgcaatagatatataggttcaattcaaattttaatttatatgtaaaattttaaaataattgcaaGTAAGGGTAagattcaacaataacaacaacaacaacaacaataggataatttatttttaagctatttattttaaaaggaatgcattttcaaattcaaatattttgaatctgttaattcaaaatttcaaatagtTATGAGTTCCTATTTTttagataatgaaaatctttttttaaaagaataatgtgttcaaattcaaataattaatctttcaattcaaaatttttattataacattttttaactttgtcctaaaaactgccacgtggctattttaatatGTTTCCACTTGACATCTTGTCTTGTGTTAGTTTTGCTTTATATAGATACTAGCATAAGTACCCGTGCGATGCAcaagatattttgaaaaagatatcattgaaaatattatttattaatttaaaagaataaattaactTTCATTGTAGaacattaatatattttaaattaattaataattattaaatataatttgtaataaataatttaaaaaattacataattcaaTTAATTTAGTTGAACAGTATACTCTCCCTTCGCCACCCCCACCCCCTATTCAATCCTTTCAACCTCTTCTTCCACACAATCCCATAATCTTATTAcatgacaaaaaaaaataatgaattgtaTAATTATCAAAAGACTGacctataattttctttattgcaTTGTTCACTATCTAAAATTATTCTATAGTTAATATTGACTTTAATTGTTTAGTTGACTTGttgtttatcaatattttagctgtataattttaaaaaaatttaaataacaaataGAAtcagtaaatattttttatatataaatgtatatttgcaAGTAAAATCATGAAAGGAATAAATTAATTGCAATAATTAGAtgcatataaatttattttacaacTTTCTTAGTAGAGAGTAAATATGTAAGTGACGGAGAAATATattaagacaaataaaaatgataatatttttgcatatacAAATATGTTTCGATTCATTCTTTCTTCAAATGGTCTGATAAATCTCCTTTGTATCTTTCTATTCTCGATAGTACTTGttaatttcttaaatattcatttcgtattttgaagaaatttatgtgCATAAGATTTGTGGAAACTTCATTTTCCTTAGGTACATCTATgaagaaagataaatataatattaatcacaaaaaataataaaataactacaaaattgaATCAAGTATGAGAACATACCTTTATAATTATTCAGAGAAATCTGATGAGCATTacctatgatttttttaattcatagtaggtacatttatttcaaaatataaatataacattaatcaataataaaataattttaaattaaattaaccatgaacaatatatatttatagttaAATAAAAGAATCTGATGAAAATTACCTATAATCTTTCTATCCATGGTAGATATATCTGTAACAAAAATAGCTATAATATTAAgcataaataacaataaaataattaaatatcaagtAAAGCATCAACTTACTTTGATAATTATTCAAAGAAATTTGATGAGCATTATAACCTAAAATCTTTTTATCCATTGTAGAAATTCTTTGTGATAAAAAAttgtatattaaaatataatttgtaaaaattctttacttttatagtatactgataacatggtagtattttgaataaaatgaataaGGAAAGGTATAAATATGACTTTGTTAGTATTAAATATGAGAATAAAAATTTTATCATTGCTACACTgcatatataaacaaaaatagttAAGCACATAAACAATAGAAAATTTGAAAGATTTAAGATAAATAAAACTTTGTAAATGATTAACaataaaaaagaagaggaaaGCTTACACTGCTATATGTGTCACTAGAGggtgtatatatataagagattggaaaattaaaaattttttgaaaactaaaatttctttcaaattcataattgaatgtgatattaattttttttagaaaagataggattcttaaatatcataattatctaataatttatacatttttagtttgaaaattatctaaaattgatgatatcataaaacgtttttcataacaaaataaaacaaaatagaagAAGATATGTAAAATTTATACTACTGATTCTAAAATTTATTAACTTATTTCCTTTTTCCATATGTTTTTCCCTTTTCCCCCTTTCTTATcatctttttaaattaaaaaataaacaattcttctctattattattaattttttttattattattgcttttatggttactattttaaaattatattttaaatcattatctttttattattatttttatgtttgatcAAAATAATAAGTCTTTTTCTAAatgtatttttgaatttgaaaactcCACCAATCTTTATTTTATGGCAATAACAAATCCTGAAAATTAATAGAATAGAcatctaataattttgttttgaaaattttaagtttatttaaagTTGGATAACTAAATATTAGATAAAAAGGAATAATTATTTAAGAGCATTCACAATCAAATAACTAACTTTCAAATGaagtcaaaaagagaaaaaatgtgtaTTTTATTGCTTAAACTTAGGAAGATAgtttatctttttgttttttccaaaaactgtgtatttattattttttttttaaaaaaacgtgtattttactatttttccaaATAAGAGtctttattctttcctttttaattacttttcttatgtttttatcttcttttctttttcctttctaataaagataaacataaaaaaaacacaaagatTAAATAAACTTTaattcttatcattgataaataaatttattttacaaaaaaattcaaattaattattttataactatttttttgtaaaattatctttttgttttactaattttgaaggcataaaaatatgtgtttttttacttattgtgatattaatttgttagaaaagataggattttaaaataacataattatcTTATACCTTACACTTTTGAGTTTgacatttttttaatcttaaattaaaatgAGATTGATATAGttgagagatatccatatcaattaaaattttaaaaaaaatatagatttattttattcctattgaAACACACTACTCATTTTGTATAAGACACTTTCAAATTTGACCCATGTTAATCTCTCAAACAAAAAGTCTCCATATATTTATAGAATAGTTTTTTAGTTGTTGAAAGAATCAATTAAGTTAAAGAATAGCATCAACtaattaatatcaccatttttttagttgttaaaaGTTTCGATCACTTGTGatataatcataattttttataataattattagtaATACTACTTAGGTTATaatcatgttttatttttatcttttatcttttttatctttcatttatttttttatctactaTACGTACTTCTCCtcctattataatttattattattattattattattattattattattatgtaaataaattctctctctctctctctctctatatatatatatataatatttaaattttataagaaataGCTTTGAAATAGTAAGAGTGTATAAGGACTCTTCAATTCTGAATTTCTATTtattaagataataattttttttaaaaaagagataatgtatttcaaattcaaatacttaatttttcaattcatttattacatactttttaactttgtcttaaaattatTACTTAGACTTATTCTTGTGCTGCCATGTGGCTTCTTGTCTTACTTTTAGTTTCgcttatatacatacatacatacatacatatatatatatatatatatatatatatatatatatatatattctcccATCATCCTGCTTACATTCTTGAGCCCATGAAGGATTTTGATCATTTTTGACTTTGACTAGGATCGGACTTTAGGTATATTTTAAGACCGAATCGAGTCagacaattatgatattaaaatcgGTGCAAGTTTggagattatgattttaagactAGTTCAAATTTGGAATCTATggtaatattatttttagtttaagtctggtattcatgatattatttctaGTTTGAGTCCGGTATTGAGAGGTTCCTTATGATGATAAAGGTACCAGTTCGAGTCAGGTGCTTATGGTATGATAGGATTTGCGATTACGATTTTGAGGGTAAAATACTTTATGAGTGTTACAATTGGTATTTGTTTATTGACTGCATCCATCAGGCTTACTGGGGATCAGTTTGATTACTCACATTTACTTGAGCCTTTTGCGCTTATCGCAACAGTTAGGTTGGAGTTAGTCGTGTCCTTTTCAATATTATtaactaaattatttattttcaccaTTTGGATCATTATCTTAGGTTTGCTCTTTTTCCTCgactttattttattatctcacatcttattgtacttatattatgatttagcttaggcgactgatgatgcctattgagtatctattgttttggtactcatactacacttcttcatcttttttctaatGTAGATCCGAGTCTAGTTTCCACTATTAACATCTGTACTAGTGTTAGTCGGAGttcaaagatagggtgagctctcaaaGCCAAAACTGGCTTTCTGTCCTTTTTCTAGTTTGGATTGTCTTTTTATTCAGGACTATTCTACATTTGATACttatagtactcttatttattttGCAAGAGGCTCTTGTACCGACCTTACTTAGTCATGGGATATTttactctttctctttatttatctCCACTTGTGCTATTATCCTtatgttttatgacttttaatatatttacttgcataattttgatatttactCTAGTATCCACCAACAAGCCCATTACTTGACATTTTGAGCtacagtttggcttacctactagcaggTTAAAGTAGATGCCATCATGAATCGTGAtattaggtcatgaaaaattggtatcaaagaaagGTTCACTTTTATTGTTGATACAAAAGTAAGTGCCTAGTAGAGTTTCGTAGATCAGAATGATGATGTTCGTTTCTTATCTTCGAAAGGCTATAGGATATTCTTTAGAGATCATCTTTTTCATCAGTTATTTCATGCTAGGAGTCTAtattgttttttaagtttcacTCTTTTATAGATGGCTAGGATGTGAGCTACTACTATTGGAGGCAAGGACCTCGAGTCTATGACTAGGTATCCTACTAAAGGTCATGGATAACCAGAGGATGGGGGCTGGAGAGAGTTGCATCCCTATTTAGGGGTTTGAATTGGGAGCCTTCACTAGACTATATTCCTACTCTTGCACTAGAGATTCCACCACCCCAGCTAGTAGTGGGCCAGGGGGCAGCCTAGGCTCTACTAAAGTTTATTTCTTTATCACTGTTCAGATATGTTTAGTTCAGTTGCTAGGTTTGGTTGGTGGTGCATTGTTTATTGGTGCACAATTTATGGATAGAGTGGTACAGAGGATGGGGCACAACCTGTAGCTGCGACCCCTAGAGTTGATGTCCCTCTAATATCGATAGTTTCTTATCCAGTAGTCGTCCAACATACTATATATATTAAGGAGTAGAAGATAttaggtagattcttgagattgaatCCACCTAGTTTTTTGTAGGCACCAAGTAAGGATGCATTTGATTTCTTAACTACTTGTGAGGATATGCTCCGAAATTTGGAACTGGATAAGACTCATGTCATTTACTATACTACTTTTTAGTTAGACATTAGTGGAGAGATTATCTTGATTCCAAGCCAAATGGATCTCCTCTATTGACATGGACTTAGTTCTCGATATTCTTGTAGAAATATATGCCCCGTGGCCTTAAAGACCAGATGGGAGATTAGTCTCAAGATTATAGTAGGGTTTTATGATTTTCTTGGAGTATGAGGCTTGATTGCAcgagttatccaggtatgctacAACTATTTTACCAACCAAGTATGAGTTgatttggtgttttatttgggGATTGGGACTTTCTCTTTTCATGGCTCCCAGAGTTTGGTTTCCACTAGCAGGCCTTTTATTAAGGTCTTTAAGTATGCTTAGACAATGGAAGAGATGCATCGTGGGTCCCAAATGGGCAACAATAAAAGACTATATTATCAAGGTATTTATAGTGGGATCTAAAGCAACTTATAGTTCAGAGATAGAGAGtcttagggtaggtaccctccaCGCTAGTCTTATCAACATTAGGGTCAGTCTAGTGGGCTTCTTTATGCCATAATTTAGATTAATGATAAGGGTCAGTCTAATTACAGTGATCATCCTAGCTAGATACATATTCTGGGTTTTCTAATTAAGAAGGCTATTCTAAGCCACCGAATCTTCTGGGCACACTATAATTCCTGGGTTGTGTTATGAGTATAGGTCGTTCAACCATTATTATATACAATGTCCTGGCATGGGACAGTTGTACCTACAACATAGAGTATTCCACCTATAAGGGTAATGCCGCTCTAAAATAGTGGTGGTATACAGGTTCTTTGAGGTGGTCCCTATAGTTCTCAGGGTAGTCCTTAGGCAGGTCGGGAAGCTGGTTAGTTGATGCCCTTCCAGGTGGTAGGTGTGGTTATTTATATATTCTACCTGGTAAACCAAAGGTAGAGTCTTCAAATGCTGTGATAAAATTTGGGTGAGCTCAAGAACTTTCACTAGAAACTAAGCTTGGGAACTTAAAGTGCTCCAAGGAGTTTTCTTGAAATGAGAGGTGCTTGAAGACATTCTTTCACCTTCAAAAGGGTGTTATGTATTGGTGGTTGCATCTATAATGAAGAAAAATACCTTAAGCAGTCAAAAGAGCGCGAGATAGGGCTAAAAAGCCTACAAGAGTTGACCTATTCCCTATATTCACCCTAGGTACACCTCATATGCTCAAGAAGATACCAACATTGGCATCTGTATTCTACCTGTGCCAAGGTGCCCCAAGGTATACCCCATCTGCTTGAGCAAATGCCAAAGTGGGCTGAGTTGTTTTATCTGTTacaaatgggtcacttttggccCTAAATGTGTAATAATTAGTTAAGGGTTTAAATACCCCGAACCCTATGTCACTTTGAAGTTTTTCCTTAAATACTGATGACTTTTTCTCTTTGAGAGAGAGTTGGTAGCTTTAGTTGAATATTTGACTTAGAAATATATGAATTTGAGGGCGTTTAATCCCTCTTGGTCACCATAAAAATTTAGTGCGAGATTAGGTTTGTAATGAAGGTTATTAGGATTTGATATATCCattgttctttattctttcttattgtTATGTCTTCCTAACCTCTATCTTATATTATATCTTTacttttcatcattaacttttacttttcatagtttgtttgatatcatttggtattagagcaaggCTTAGGATCATTCTAACGATTCTAGTCTCGGGTTagatatcaagaaattgaaaataaaaaaaagagtccaaaaatacattttagggaaagtacccaaaatttagttttgattttgagtgATTTTTGGAGTTTCAACATTAAATTTAGTTCATCTAGTGTTTCAAGTCATGAAATTGAGATCTAATTGTGGTTTGAAGGTGTTGAAGATAAACCTACCATTGTAGTCTTGAAACTTATAGAAAAGAAGAAATGGGTTCTCAGACCTACAAGTTTTGGTATGGAACAAGGAGATAAGGTTGTTAGAAAATGCTCCTTATATCAAAGGGAGCCTATAGTCAAAATTTTAGCACTTTCTGAGCAAAGATGCAATTGTTGGAAATTTTGTGTCTATGCTATTCTTGAAGACCTTCATATCTTCATGAGGCATATACGTCTTAAAACTTATTGTTTGATtgaataaagagaaagaaaaattaagTAGAAATATTGGTCTACGGGAATATCAAAAGGGCTCAAAGAGTATTCCAAGAGAGAAAGGTAAGGGGGCCTACAAAGAGGACAATCTATTAGGTCTATGCGCTGCACCTGCGCCTAAGG
Proteins encoded in this window:
- the LOC107868900 gene encoding sericin-1-like, with amino-acid sequence MDKKILGYNAHQISLNNYQKSSSSSSSSDDDNSDGDNSDSSSSNRSHSSSSGGGSGGGLGNSSGSRRRRRSGSRSSSSSSASGGGSDSSSGSRSCSGGGGDGGGSSCGGRSSGGGDGSSSGSSSSGCGSSGGDSGDSRSGDSSGSGSGSIGNSGRGSDGSGGCGNGGSVSSSSSSNGSSGESSGGSSSHNGSS